A genomic segment from Anabas testudineus chromosome 6, fAnaTes1.2, whole genome shotgun sequence encodes:
- the si:dkey-12e7.4 gene encoding SDR family oxidoreductase, which yields MSSATNFQTCSSVLITGASRGLGLQMVDSLASGGFSPGHIIAAARKPASAQKLQELAERHSNIHIIRLDVVSQESIEESVEEVAQLVQEEGLNCLINNAGIKVVADFNTVTAEKMIENFHTNAVAPLMITKAFLPLLKQAASRGGAGASKSMGIQRAAVINMTSLLGSVELNWGERADNFKWYPYRTSKSALNMVSRCMAVDLEPDGILCMAIHPGWVSTDMGGAEAPLSPEESVSSILSVIGGLTEKDHGSFLNYTGEVLPW from the exons ATGAGCTCAGCCACGAATTTCCAAACCTGTAGCTCGGTGCTGATAACGGGAGCCAGCCGTGGACTGGGCCTGCAGATGGTGGACAGTCTGGCCTCTGGTGGTTTCTCACCGGGTCACATTATCGCCGCGGCCAGAAAACCGGCGAGCGCTCAG AAACTCCAGGAACTGGCAGAGAGACACTCCAACATCCACATCATCcgtctgg ACGTAGTGAGTCAGGAAAGCATAGAGGAGTCTGTGGAGGAGGTGGCCCAGCTGGTGCAGGAAGAGGGTCTCAACTGCCTCATCAACAATGCAGGGATCAAAGTGGTGGCCGACTTTAATACGGTTACTGCAGAAAAGATGATCGAGAACTTCCACACCAACGCTGTGGCTCCTCTAATGATCACCAAG GCCTTCCTGCCTCTGTTAAAGCAAGCCGCGTCCAGAGGAGGAGCAGGCGCCTCAAAGAGCATGGGAATCCAGCGAGCAGCCGTTATTAACATGACCTCTCTGCTGGGGTCTGTGGAGCTCAACTGGGGGGAGAGAGCAGACAACTTTAAATGGTACCCCTACAGGACGTCCAAG AGCGCTCTGAACATGGTGAGTCGCTGCATGGCTGTCGACCTGGAGCCTGATGGGATTCTCTGTATGGCTATACACCCTGGGTGGGTCAGCACTGACATGGGGGGGGCTGAG GCTCCACTGAGTCCAGAAGAGAGCGTCTCCTCCATCTTGTCTGTGATTGGTGGACTAACTGAAAAGGATCATGGGTCATTTCTGAATTATACAGGAGAGGTGCTGCCCTGGTGA
- the syt19 gene encoding synaptotagmin-1: MLTLMDYPAPVKLLSAAGDQWMPFSDTVKFCILGISITLLLLALAILAWQTFRCCTQTHSTYTEQDTLSSDLLYSDERSTAEEKYSGAPSTKVENVSTEVHRLSRCFSQDSFPSPENSHTERDAVEQASVTQVSGSLHFSVYYDQLQSRLVATVLQVEGILKNSPTRSLQLFVKLRLMRAGLEGVEVEGCTDEQGEGTPPALWTVLHEWQTRIVKGSCNPLFGDQFSCVVQDDRELQHLRLRMEVRDFDKFSRHSVLGEVKVSLGQLDISYPLELHEELQMPQKDLVGEVLLTLKFLPTSQRLEVGLLKVKTALAQICSDAALYARISVQCNQCKLRYQKTSAVARCPVTVFNEVIIFSLPDLPVEQCKILVSVYETRKTRKSPKYLLGQLTVGKEKTLEDQHWSLMMQSVRQPVAKWHGLLI, encoded by the exons ATGCTGACGCTGATGGACTATCCAGCCcctgtgaagctgctgtctgcagctggAGATCAATGGATGCCCTTTTCGGACACCGTCAAATTCTGCATCCTGGGCATCTCCATCACTCTCCTGCTGCTTGCCTTGGCCATCTTGGCTTGGCAGACCTTCAgatgctgcacacagacacacagtacatacactgAACAAGATACAC TGAGCAGTGATCTGCTGTACTCTGACGAGAGGtcaacagcagaggaaaagtACTCGGGAGCTCCAAGTACTAAG GTGGAGAATGTGAGCACGGAGGTCCACAGACTGAGTCGCTGTTTTTCTCAGGACTCGTTCCCCTCTCCAGAAAACagccacacagagagagacgcCGTAGAGCAGGCGAGCGTGACACAG GTTAGTGGGTCGCTGCATTTCTCCGTCTACTACGACCAGCTCCAGTCCCGTTTGGTGGCCACCGTCCTGCAGGTGGAGGGCATTCTGAAGAACAGCCCGACCCGCAGCCTCCAGCTGTTTGTCAAGCTACGTCTCATGAGGGCAGGATTAGAGGGAGTAGAGGTGGAGGGTTGTACAGATGAGCAG GGTGAAGGGACGCCGCCTGCACTGTGGACGGTGCTGCACGAGTGGCAGACTCGCATTGTTAAAGGCAGCTGTAATCCTTTGTTTGGAGACCAGTTCAGCTGTGTTGTGCAGGATGATAGGGAACTTCAGCACCTGAGACTCAGGATGGAG gtGAGAGACTTTGATAAGTTCTCCAGACACTCAGTGCTAGGAGAGGTGAAGGTTTCTCTAGGGCAGCTCGACATCTCCTACCCTTTGGAGCTTCATGAGGAGCTGCAGATGCCCCAGAAG GATCTTGTAGGAGAGGTGCTTCTGACATTGAAGTTTCTTCCCACGTCTCAGAGGCTGGAGGTTGGGCTGCTAAAGGTCAAAACAGCCCTCGCACAGATATGCTCAGATGCAG CCCTGTATGCCAGGATCAGTGTGCAGTGCAACCAGTGTAAGCTGAGGTACCAAAAAACCTCAGCGGTGGCCCGATGCCCGGTGACTGTCTTCAATGAGGTCATCATCTTCTCCCTACCAGACCTACCTGTGGAGCAGTGTAAAATTTTGGTTTCTGTGTATGAGACTCGCAAAACTAGAAAATCCCCCAAATACCTGCTAGGACAGTTGACGGTGGGGAAGGAGAAGACACTGGAAGACCAGCACTGGAGCTTGATGATGCAGTCAGTTCGCCAGCCCGTAGCAAAGTGGCATGGTCTGCTAATCTGA